A window of Exiguobacterium sp. FSL W8-0210 contains these coding sequences:
- a CDS encoding alanine/glycine:cation symporter family protein — protein sequence MNAIQQVIQGSVDYANNILWSYVLIAVLIGGGIYFTIRTGFIQFTYLKEMFRVTLDKSEQTTDDKGESITSLQSFFIGAATRIGTGNLAGVTIAVTLGGPGAVFWMWMVALLGGATALIESTLAQVYKVRDTKSNAYRGGPAYYIEKGLKNRALGIVFAILIAVTFGLIFNSVQSNTIAAAFDNAFGINTAVVGAALVVLTGLVIFGGVHRVAKFSAIIVPIMAGLYLLAALYVVVTNLTELPGVFAMIFKSAFGIEQAFGGSVGAAISLGVKRGLFSNEAGMGSAPNAAAAAEVSHPAKQGFLQTLGVFLDTLIVCTATATIILLSDSYAAGNGEGIGMLQNALSEEFGAIAPPFIALSVFLFAFSSIVGSYYYGETNIEFIKQSPAAVFGFRIATMGFVFIGSVLSLGMVWSFADLFMAGMTLINMTAILLLSGIALKVIKDYQEQRKQGLDPVFSAKALGIENTECWDVEEEARPAAGEVPPSQ from the coding sequence AAAGAGATGTTCCGCGTCACGCTCGATAAAAGTGAACAAACAACAGACGATAAAGGAGAAAGCATCACTTCCCTCCAGTCATTCTTCATCGGTGCTGCGACTCGAATCGGTACGGGTAACCTTGCCGGTGTCACAATTGCTGTCACACTCGGCGGACCGGGTGCCGTCTTCTGGATGTGGATGGTCGCTCTTCTTGGTGGTGCGACGGCTCTCATCGAAAGTACACTGGCTCAAGTTTATAAAGTGCGCGATACGAAATCGAACGCGTACCGTGGTGGTCCTGCCTACTATATCGAAAAGGGCTTGAAGAACCGGGCTCTCGGAATCGTCTTTGCAATCTTGATTGCCGTTACATTCGGGCTTATTTTCAACTCCGTTCAATCGAACACGATTGCCGCTGCCTTTGACAATGCGTTCGGTATCAACACAGCTGTCGTCGGTGCTGCACTCGTCGTCTTGACGGGTCTCGTCATCTTTGGTGGTGTCCACCGTGTCGCGAAGTTCTCTGCAATCATCGTTCCTATCATGGCAGGTCTTTACTTGCTTGCTGCTCTTTATGTCGTCGTCACGAACCTGACGGAACTTCCTGGTGTGTTCGCAATGATCTTTAAAAGTGCTTTCGGAATCGAGCAAGCATTCGGTGGATCGGTCGGTGCTGCGATTTCACTCGGTGTCAAACGTGGATTGTTCTCAAACGAAGCCGGAATGGGGTCTGCTCCGAACGCTGCGGCAGCGGCTGAAGTCTCTCACCCAGCAAAACAAGGTTTCTTACAAACACTTGGTGTATTCCTTGATACGTTGATCGTCTGTACAGCGACAGCAACGATTATTCTCCTCAGTGATAGTTATGCTGCTGGAAATGGCGAAGGAATCGGCATGTTGCAAAACGCGCTCTCCGAAGAATTTGGTGCAATTGCCCCACCATTCATCGCACTCAGCGTCTTCTTGTTTGCTTTTAGTTCGATCGTTGGTAGTTACTACTACGGTGAGACGAACATCGAGTTCATCAAACAAAGTCCAGCAGCCGTCTTCGGTTTCCGGATTGCGACAATGGGCTTCGTCTTCATCGGATCTGTTCTCAGCCTCGGTATGGTATGGAGTTTTGCCGATCTCTTCATGGCAGGCATGACATTAATCAATATGACAGCGATCCTCCTCTTGAGCGGCATCGCTCTCAAAGTCATCAAAGATTATCAGGAACAACGGAAACAGGGACTCGATCCTGTCTTCTCAGCAAAAGCACTCGGGATCGAAAATACGGAGTGTTGGGACGTTGAAGAAGAAGCTCGTCCTGCGGCTGGCGAAGTGCCGCCATCACAATAA